The following nucleotide sequence is from Tardiphaga alba.
AACAGGCGGAAGAAGTTGTCCGTGGTCTGCTTCGCCAGTTCTTCGTAGGTGACGCCGCGCGTTTCGGCGAGAACCTTGGCGGTCTCCACCACATAGGACGGCTCGTTGCGCTTGCCGCGCCATTTGCCTGGCGCCAGATACGGTGCATCGGTCTCGACCATGATGCGGTCGGCCGGCAGTTCGGCGGCAAGGTCGCGCAGCTCCTGCGACTTCTTGAAGGTGATGATCCCTGTGAAGGAGATCGACAGGCCCATGTCGATGGCCTTCATCGCCAGCTCGCGGCCGCCGGTGTAGCAATGCAGCACGGCCTTGAAGGCGCCCTTGGCCATCTCGTCTTCGAGAATGGCGCCGCAGTGCTCATCGGCTTCACGGGTGTGGATCACCAGCGGCAGGCCGGTCGCGCGAGCTGCCGCGATATGGGCGCGAAAGCCCCGCTCCTGCGCGGCGCTGGAGCCGTGTTCGTAGAAGTTATCGAGGCCGGCTTCGCCGAGCGCAATCACCTTCGGATGTTTCGTGAGTTCGATCAGCTCGTCCGCGGAAATGCCGTCTTCCTCGTCGGCATTGTGCGGATGGGTTCCCACCGAGCAATAGACATTGGGAAAACGTTCGGCGATGGCCAGCAGCGCCGGCAGGCGACGCACGCGGGTCGAGATCGTCACCAGTCTTCCGACGCCCGCGGCTTCGGCGCGGGCGACGATGCCGTCGAGGTCTTCGGCGAAATCCGGGAAGTCGAGATGGCAGTGACTATCGACCAGCATTGCCAAAATCTCAGCTCGCTGCCGGCGGCTCGACATAGCGCGGGAACACGCCGGTCGGGGTCGGAAGCTGCGTGCCCGGCTTGATGCGGGTCGCGATCGCTGCGAAGTCACGCGCGTCTGCCGGGATACCGAGGACGTCGAGCAGCTTGGCGCACGACGCCGGCATCACAGGCTGTGCGAGGATGGCGACCTGACGCACGATTTCCGCCGTGGTGTAAAGCACCGTGGCCTGCTTCTTCGGATCGGTCTTGGCCAGCGCCCACGGCGCCTCCCCCGCAAAATAACGGTTGGCTTCGGCGACCACAGCCCAGATCGCATCTAGCGCCTTGTTGATCTGCTGCTTCGACATGGCGGCGCGTGCCGCTTCGAGCATGCCATCGGCCTGCGCCAGGATCGCCTTGTCGTTGTCGCTGAAATCGCCGGGCTCGGGCAGCACGCCGCCATATTGCTTGCCGATCATCGACAGCGAGCGCTGGGCGAGGTTGCCGAGGTCGTTGGCGAGGTCGGCATTGGTGCGGTTGACGATGGCGTCGTGGCTATAGCTACCATCCTGCCCGAACGACACCTCGCGCAGGAAGAAGTAGCGCATCTGATCGACGCCATACTGCTCGGCCATGCCGGAGGGATCGACGACATTGCCCGCCGACTTCGACATCTTCTCACCGCTGTTGTTGAGAAGGAAACCGTGGCTGAAGACGCGCTGCGGCACCTCGATGCCGGCCGCCATCAGGAAGGCCGGCCAATACACCGCATGGAAGCGCACGATGTCCTTGCCGATGACATGCAGGTTCGCCGGCCACAGCCGCTTGAAGTCCTCGCCGTCGATATCGGGATAGCCGGCGGCGGTGATGTAGTTGGTGAGCGCGTCGATCCAGACATACATCACATGGCCGGGCGCGTTGGGCACCTTGATGCCCCAGTCGAATGTGGTGCGCGAGATCGAGAGATCCTTCAAGCCACCTTTGACGAAGCTCGCGACTTCGTTGAGTCGTTCACGCGGCAGCACGAAATCCGGCACGCGGGCATAGAGGTCGAGCAGCTTGTCCGCATAGGCGGACAAGCGGAAGAAGTAGGTCTCCTCCTCGGTCCACTCCACCGGCGAGCCCAGCGGCTCACGGCGCACGCCATCGGGGCCTACCGTGGTTTCCGCCTCGTCGAAATAAGCTTCCTGGCGCACCGAGTACCAGCCGGCATATTTGTCGGTATAGATCGCGCCAGCCTTCTCCAGTTCGACCCACAAGGCCTGCACCGAGCGCTCGTGGCGCTTCTCGGTGGTGCGGATGTAGTCGTCATAGGAGATGTTGAGCGCGGCCATCATCTCGCGGAAGCGCGCGGAGTTGCGGGTGGCCAGCTCGAGCGGCGTGATCCCTTCCTTGACGGCGGTCTGCTGCATCTTCAGACCGTGCTCGTCGGTGCCGGTCAGGAAGCGGACGTCATAGCCGTCGAGGCGCTGGAAGCGCGCGATCGCATCTGTCGCCATGCAGGTATAGGCGTGACCGATATGCGGCACACCGTTCGGATAGAAGATCGGCGTGGTGAGGAAATAGCTCGGTCGGGTGGTTGCGTTCGCCATCGGCGCGAAAGCCTTTCAAATGATCGATCTTGCCGCGTTAGTTTGGCTTAGCGCGTCGCGTCTGCGAGCAGGCCAAACACCGAGAAAACCAGCGGTTTTCGCTCGAGATTGTAGGATTCGGTCTCGCGCGCGGCTTTGTTGATCTTTTCCCATACCTCCGCAAGGCGTGCAAGGCGGGGCAGATCGGCGTTCAGGCTGGCGGGATCGGCGCGCAGGCGCTCACCGATCCAGCGATCGACGCTATCGACGAAAGCACCGAGCGCCACACGGTCGCTGGTCCCCAGCGCATCGCCCAGCGCATGCAACTCGCGGGGGTCCACATGCGGGAGCGTGTTGAGCAGCGAGGCGGTCCGCTGGTGCAGCTTCAGCGCGCCGCCGCCGAGCAGATTGATGGCCCGTGCCACGCTGCCCTCGGAGGCGTCGGCAACCTCGCGGAGCGCGGGATCACCTTCCTCGCCTTCCGTGGCCAGCGCGACAGCGGAGAGCACGTCATCGGTGGAGAGCGCCCGCAGCGGCAGCTTGCGGCAGCGCGACTGGATGGTCGGCAGCACGCGCGCCTGGGCGTGGGTGATCAGCAGGAACAGCGAGCGCTGCGGCGGCTCTTCCAGCACCTTCAGCAGCGCATTAGCAGCATTGGTGTTGAGCTCATCCACGGTATCGACGATGCAGACGCGCCAGCCATCGACCGCAGCCGTGGAGCCGAAGAAGCCGACCGTTTCGCGCACGTCGTCCACGGTGATGACAGTGCGCATGACGCCTTTGTCATTGGCGGTGCGCCGGATCGACAGCAGCCCGCCATGAGATTCCGAGGCGACCTGGCGGCTGACCGGATGCGCGGCGTCGAGATCGAGCGTCTCGGCGGATTGCACCTGCACCGATGCGGGATCGCGATGCGCCAGCACGAAGCGCGCCATGCGATAGGCCAGCGTCGCCTTGCCGATGCCCTGCGGCCCCGAGATCAGCCAGGCATGTGGAATGCGGCCGCCGCGATAGGCATTGAGCAGCGTCTGTTCGCCCTCGTGATGGCCGAACAATGCGGCGGTCTCGCGCGGATGCGGGACGGCGATATCGGGCTCGTTCTTGCTCATGCCGGCGCCGTCTGGTTGTTCTCGACCAGCGGATCGAGACGCTTCAGCACGGCGAGCCACACGGCTGACGCCACCGACTTCACATCGCGGCTCGCATCGATGACGACGCAGCGATCGGGATCGTCTGCCGCGATCTGCCGGAAGGCATCGCGCAGGCCCTGATGAAAATCGACCCCTTCGGACTCGAACCGGTCCGGCGCGTCATTGCCACGCCGTGCCATGGCGCGGGCCATCCCGATCTCGACGGGCAGATCGAGCATCACCGTGAGGTCCGGCTTCAACCGGCCGATGGTGACACGCTCCATCGCGTTCATCAACTCGGGCGAGACATTGCCGAGCCGGCCCTGGTAGGCGCGCGTCGAATCCGAGAAGCGATCGCACAGCACCCAGATGCCCTGCTCCAACGCCGGCGCGATCACCGAATGCACGTGGTCATCGCGCGCGGCCGCGAATAGCAGCGTCTCGGCTTCGGGCCCGAACATCTTGCCGACGCCGGACAGTACCACATGGCGGATGATCTCAGCGCCCGGCGAGCCACCGGGTTCGCGCGTGACGATCACGCGCGTGCCTGCGGTGTCCAGGCGATCCGCGAGCAGACGGATCTGCGTTGACTTGCCGGCGCCCTCGCCGCCTTCGAAACTGATAAAGCGTCCGCGTGGCGGCGACATGGATGTGTCTGCCATGTCTAGAGTTTCTCGACGCCGGCGCGGAACAGGCCGATCATGAGTTCACTGGCGCCGTCCATGGCACGCTGCACGGTGGTGCCGTTGCCGATGGCATCGACGGCATAGAGCGGCGTCTCGACGGCGACCTGCGCGCCGCGCCAGACCTTGACCGCCCCGATCGGCTGACCCGGCTTCACCGGCGCATGCACCGGGCCTTTGTAGACCACGCGCGCGATCAGCTTGTCGGTGCCGTTCTTCTGCACCATCACCTTGACCGGCTCCTTGCTGGCCAGCGCGACGGAACGGTTTTCACCGCCGAACACCTTCGCATAGCCCACCGTCTGGTCAGCGGCGAACAGCGTGCGCACCTCGAAATTCTTGAAGCCCCATTCGAGCAGCTTCTTGGCCGCCGCCGCGCGATCATCGGAATCCTCGAGACCGTTCACTACCACGATCAGGCGCGTATCGTTCTGCACGGCCGAGCCGACCATGCCGTAGCCGCCTTCCTTGGTGAAACCGGTCTTGAACCCGTCCGCACCTTCCAGCGTGGCGAGCAATGGATTGCGGTTCTGCTGGCGGATCTTGTTCCAGGTGAATTCGCGCTCGCCGAAGATCTTGTAGAAATCCGGATAGGTGCGGATGATGTGACGCGCGAGCACGCCGAGTTCGCGCACCGTCATCCGGTTGCCGGGATCCGGAAGGCCGCTGGAATTGGCGAAGGTGGATTTCGGCATGCCGAGCGCGCGCGCACGCTTGGTCATGCGCTCGGCGAATGCAGCTTCGTTGCCCTCCATGGCCTCCGCGAGAACCATGCAGCTGTCATTGCCGCTCTGGATGATGGCGCCCCGCAGCAGATCGGCCACCGGCACGCGGCTGTTGATCGCCGCGAACATGGTCGAGGCACCGGCAGGTGCCCCGCCCTTGCGCCAGGAATTTTCGCTGACGCGATATTCGTCGGTCAGCTTGATGTCGCCGCGGGTCAGTGCGTCGAACGCGACCTCCACGGTCATCAATTTCATCATGCTGGAGGGCGCGCGCAACTCGTCGGCGTTCTTCTCGAACAGTACGGCGCCGGACGAGGCCTCGATCAGAATCGCCGTCGGCGCATCGGTGTCATAGCCACCGTCCTCGACCGCCTTCTTGGCGCCCTGCACGCTCTGGTTTGCGGCCTGCACCGTGGATGGCAGCACGAGCGCCACAGCGACGACAGCCGCCAGCAGCGAACGCCAGCGCGCCGGGCGCGGCCGCGAGAGATGTGCAGTGAAAAAGCCTGATGTCATGCCGTGTCCCGAATGGTCAGGTCTTAACAGCATCGCGGCACCCGGACAACGCAAGCCGGTCACCGGACCGGCCGCGTGACGGTGTTGCTAGATCAAATATGGGTCAGTACAGGCCGCGGCCCGACAGGATCGCCGCAGCTCCGCGGGCATCGACGGTGCCCTCAGCGCGCCCGGCCGGTTCGGCGGATGCGGTGTAGTCGGCATTGCCTTCATAGGACACCGCACGGCGATTCTCCGCGGGATAGCCGGCAGAAGCCGAACGGTGCCGGCTGGACGACGACATTTCAGAGGTCTGGCGATCCGCGGACGTATTGCCCAGCGAGTAAGGCCGGCCTTCCGGCATCGGGATGTCACGCGAGACGACCCGGCCGCCCTGCATGTCCGGCACGAAAGAGCGCGCCGATGCCACGCGGACCAGCGATGGCGACGGCGCAGGTTCGCCGGTGCGCAGGGTTGCGACCAGCTGGCGGTCGTCGGAGCCTTCCAGCGAAGCGCGACCGACATACTCGACGCGCACGCGGGCAACACCGTTGTTCTTGAAATCGAGAAGTTCGGCAGCCTTGTTGGAGACGTCGATCAGGCGGTTGCCGTGATAAGGGCCGCGATCGTTGACGCGCACGATCAGCGACTTGCCGTTGTACATATTGGTGACGCGCGCATAGCTCGGGATCGGCAGCGTCGGATGCGCCGCCGTGAGCGAGGTCATGTCGAACACTTCACCATTGGCGGTGCGGCGGCCGTGAAACGCGTCGCCATACCAGGACGCCATGCCCTCGGCGCGATAATTGGCATTCTCTTCGGGAACATAGGTCTTGCCGGCGATCATGTAGGGCTTGCCGACTCGATAGGTGCCGCCACCTTTGGGAACCGGCTCTCCGGCCCCGACCACGCGCGGGCTGCTGGACACGCCATATTTGGGATCGACACGGCTGAAGCTGGTGGTCTGGGACGTGCAATTGGCCAGCGCCAAACAAGCGCCCATGGCCGCCGCTGCACTCGCAGCGCGGCCGAGCCGGTGTGACCGAAGAATCCCCATACGCCCCAATACCATGCCGGCGACCGTCTGCCCATCTTGGGGCAGCCCCGTGGCCGCAAAATCCGATGCGCCCACTTCCGCATCGCGTGGTGAATATATCGTAGCCCAATCAGGGCGAAAATGGGGTGAGCCGGGTTATGGTAAACGGAACACTGACAGAGGCGAGCCGTGCCATCCCAAAATCGATTCCACATGCGAATGACGGCGGGATCAGATTATACCGCGCGTTGTGCGGTAGATATTTACGAGCGCTTCATCTCAGCCACCTAGCGTCGCCGCATGATGACATTGATCAAACGCTTCATTGCCGACGAGTCGGGCGCCACCGCCATCGAATACGGGCTGATCGCTGCGGGCATCGCGCTTGCGATCATCGCCGTGGTCAACGGCACCGGCAGCAATCTCAAGGGCAAGTTCACATCGATCAACACGTCGCTCAAGTAAGCGACGTCGCCGAGCGAAAACTGGTGATCAGCCGATGAGACGCCCGCTCCGCTCCTCGCGGCGGATATACGGCCCCCACAACACATCCTGCCGCCACAGATAGATCTGCACGCCAAGGCAGATGAAGCCGGCCAGGATCGCCAGCAGCAATATGGTCTCAATCATGTGTGCCCCCGAATGGTCTTTGGGAGCGATGTACCGAATGAGATTTAAAATCGCGGCGCGAAAATGCCTCACATTTCCACGCGGCCGCTAACCGGGGTTAACGGCCCTCGCTTGCATCGAGAGAGACTGCAGCGACTAGCGCGGCGGCAGGAACGTTGCGGCATTGATCACGGCGACGGCCGCAAAGGTCATCATCCATAACGGCCACACCGGTGCATCGGCCGGATTGTTGAACCGCCGGTGAACGCCAAAATTACGCGCCATGGGTTGCTCCTTCGTCCAGATCGAGATCGACTCAAAGCTCGCATTTCAACGTGGTGAAAATGCGCCTCGGCGCAGACCATAGCTTGTCATACAGCGACAACCGGCCGCAAAGCGGATCCATCTACCGATGCACGCGCAAAGCCCGTTGCAGTAAGGTTGAAAGCTTAGGTTAAATCCGTCGTTGCGTTGACCGGCATCGGCGCCCTGCTCAACTGCCGGAATGATCGACGATGATGACGAGCATTATCAGCTCGACGCCCACGGCGTGCGCGTGCTGATCGGACTGTCGGCAGCGGAAACCGCTGAATTCATCCGGCTCGATTCGGCACTCGGCGATGTCCGCATGACGCCCATGGAGGACGGGCACACCTGGTCATGCATGGAAGATCGTCGCTGGCTGGAGCTGTTCGAGAAGCACGAGGCGGCCCGGCAACCGTTCCGAAATGCCAGCAGGACACGGCACTGAACACCGTGCAAAGAAAAACCGCGCCATCCCGAAGGATGACGCGGCCGGCCGTTCTGTTGCTAGGTGG
It contains:
- a CDS encoding DNA polymerase III subunit delta', yielding MSKNEPDIAVPHPRETAALFGHHEGEQTLLNAYRGGRIPHAWLISGPQGIGKATLAYRMARFVLAHRDPASVQVQSAETLDLDAAHPVSRQVASESHGGLLSIRRTANDKGVMRTVITVDDVRETVGFFGSTAAVDGWRVCIVDTVDELNTNAANALLKVLEEPPQRSLFLLITHAQARVLPTIQSRCRKLPLRALSTDDVLSAVALATEGEEGDPALREVADASEGSVARAINLLGGGALKLHQRTASLLNTLPHVDPRELHALGDALGTSDRVALGAFVDSVDRWIGERLRADPASLNADLPRLARLAEVWEKINKAARETESYNLERKPLVFSVFGLLADATR
- a CDS encoding TatD family hydrolase; this translates as MLVDSHCHLDFPDFAEDLDGIVARAEAAGVGRLVTISTRVRRLPALLAIAERFPNVYCSVGTHPHNADEEDGISADELIELTKHPKVIALGEAGLDNFYEHGSSAAQERGFRAHIAAARATGLPLVIHTREADEHCGAILEDEMAKGAFKAVLHCYTGGRELAMKAIDMGLSISFTGIITFKKSQELRDLAAELPADRIMVETDAPYLAPGKWRGKRNEPSYVVETAKVLAETRGVTYEELAKQTTDNFFRLFGKVPTESIAA
- the tmk gene encoding dTMP kinase — protein: MADTSMSPPRGRFISFEGGEGAGKSTQIRLLADRLDTAGTRVIVTREPGGSPGAEIIRHVVLSGVGKMFGPEAETLLFAAARDDHVHSVIAPALEQGIWVLCDRFSDSTRAYQGRLGNVSPELMNAMERVTIGRLKPDLTVMLDLPVEIGMARAMARRGNDAPDRFESEGVDFHQGLRDAFRQIAADDPDRCVVIDASRDVKSVASAVWLAVLKRLDPLVENNQTAPA
- a CDS encoding septal ring lytic transglycosylase RlpA family protein, with translation MGILRSHRLGRAASAAAAMGACLALANCTSQTTSFSRVDPKYGVSSSPRVVGAGEPVPKGGGTYRVGKPYMIAGKTYVPEENANYRAEGMASWYGDAFHGRRTANGEVFDMTSLTAAHPTLPIPSYARVTNMYNGKSLIVRVNDRGPYHGNRLIDVSNKAAELLDFKNNGVARVRVEYVGRASLEGSDDRQLVATLRTGEPAPSPSLVRVASARSFVPDMQGGRVVSRDIPMPEGRPYSLGNTSADRQTSEMSSSSRHRSASAGYPAENRRAVSYEGNADYTASAEPAGRAEGTVDARGAAAILSGRGLY
- a CDS encoding Flp family type IVb pilin; translated protein: MMTLIKRFIADESGATAIEYGLIAAGIALAIIAVVNGTGSNLKGKFTSINTSLK
- a CDS encoding D-alanyl-D-alanine carboxypeptidase family protein codes for the protein MTSGFFTAHLSRPRPARWRSLLAAVVAVALVLPSTVQAANQSVQGAKKAVEDGGYDTDAPTAILIEASSGAVLFEKNADELRAPSSMMKLMTVEVAFDALTRGDIKLTDEYRVSENSWRKGGAPAGASTMFAAINSRVPVADLLRGAIIQSGNDSCMVLAEAMEGNEAAFAERMTKRARALGMPKSTFANSSGLPDPGNRMTVRELGVLARHIIRTYPDFYKIFGEREFTWNKIRQQNRNPLLATLEGADGFKTGFTKEGGYGMVGSAVQNDTRLIVVVNGLEDSDDRAAAAKKLLEWGFKNFEVRTLFAADQTVGYAKVFGGENRSVALASKEPVKVMVQKNGTDKLIARVVYKGPVHAPVKPGQPIGAVKVWRGAQVAVETPLYAVDAIGNGTTVQRAMDGASELMIGLFRAGVEKL
- the metG gene encoding methionine--tRNA ligase — protein: MANATTRPSYFLTTPIFYPNGVPHIGHAYTCMATDAIARFQRLDGYDVRFLTGTDEHGLKMQQTAVKEGITPLELATRNSARFREMMAALNISYDDYIRTTEKRHERSVQALWVELEKAGAIYTDKYAGWYSVRQEAYFDEAETTVGPDGVRREPLGSPVEWTEEETYFFRLSAYADKLLDLYARVPDFVLPRERLNEVASFVKGGLKDLSISRTTFDWGIKVPNAPGHVMYVWIDALTNYITAAGYPDIDGEDFKRLWPANLHVIGKDIVRFHAVYWPAFLMAAGIEVPQRVFSHGFLLNNSGEKMSKSAGNVVDPSGMAEQYGVDQMRYFFLREVSFGQDGSYSHDAIVNRTNADLANDLGNLAQRSLSMIGKQYGGVLPEPGDFSDNDKAILAQADGMLEAARAAMSKQQINKALDAIWAVVAEANRYFAGEAPWALAKTDPKKQATVLYTTAEIVRQVAILAQPVMPASCAKLLDVLGIPADARDFAAIATRIKPGTQLPTPTGVFPRYVEPPAAS